The Rhodopirellula bahusiensis genome has a window encoding:
- a CDS encoding MarR family winged helix-turn-helix transcriptional regulator: protein MHFDSESTPGFAIGRVAYLMRTRMAAVLKQADWPFTPEETQTLVTLADVGEPLSMSDLASRMVRDPTTVKRQLDRLVERKFIKRSVSPKDARIVMVGLTARGEQQLQTVLPLLDELRKCALQGITKTQVTEIQKVLQKMQSNLANHKLKD from the coding sequence ATGCACTTTGACAGCGAATCAACGCCGGGATTCGCGATCGGTCGGGTCGCTTATCTGATGCGAACCCGGATGGCCGCGGTGCTCAAGCAGGCCGATTGGCCATTCACACCGGAAGAGACTCAGACCCTGGTCACGCTGGCCGATGTGGGCGAGCCGCTGAGCATGAGCGATTTGGCGTCGCGAATGGTTCGTGATCCGACGACCGTCAAGCGGCAGTTGGACCGATTGGTTGAACGCAAATTCATCAAGCGAAGTGTCTCGCCCAAGGATGCTCGGATCGTGATGGTTGGATTGACCGCTCGCGGCGAACAACAACTGCAAACCGTCCTGCCGTTGCTCGATGAGCTTCGCAAATGTGCCCTGCAAGGCATCACCAAAACACAGGTGACCGAGATACAGAAGGTGCTTCAGAAAATGCAATCCAACCTCGCGAACCACAAATTGAAAGACTGA
- a CDS encoding efflux RND transporter periplasmic adaptor subunit translates to MADKTPNKILQTLKRFGMRSLFIPPLVAGIFIAIWIVGNRPQPQREVADEASRMLRVIDVPVVDVVPSVVGYGTATPGQTWQAVAEVDGRIVEVHPELESGSFVNKDQLLLRIDPTEYEYAVAQLEAEIKQAQALIDELTRTEENLKASLAIEREALTVTQREMERLRQLASRSATSQSELDAQQRSVFTQQQRLQDQTSALNLLPAQKQSQEANLALKQAQLAQAHLDLKHTEIRAPFHCRIGTVTLDVDQYVGTGQDLFEAYNIDLVEVEAQAPMSEVRRLIQNESQTASLEEFSMQRVRDVFNVRAVVEMASSDIPARWEARFMRVRESLDLQTRSLSMVVGVDDPYEQVIPGIRPPLLQGTYCRVTLIGQARPNQVIIPRHTVHDSHVYVLDDEQRLRKQPVDVAFVQGEFAVIRSGLTGGEKLIVSDPAPAVEGMLIDPVADDELLDRVVTDASGVVAVSSTPSSESRRTDFQVRPSAEQEMLDGLGSPSYPKDPKGKQPVEVGGSDD, encoded by the coding sequence TTGGCTGACAAAACTCCAAATAAGATCCTGCAAACGCTCAAGCGATTTGGCATGCGGTCACTGTTCATTCCGCCGTTGGTCGCGGGCATCTTCATCGCGATCTGGATCGTGGGGAACCGCCCGCAACCGCAACGGGAGGTCGCCGACGAAGCATCGCGAATGCTGCGTGTGATCGATGTTCCCGTGGTCGACGTCGTTCCAAGCGTCGTCGGCTACGGCACCGCTACGCCCGGCCAAACGTGGCAAGCCGTCGCTGAGGTGGACGGCCGAATCGTCGAGGTCCATCCGGAACTGGAATCGGGATCGTTCGTCAACAAAGACCAGTTGCTGCTAAGGATTGATCCGACCGAATACGAGTACGCGGTCGCACAATTGGAAGCCGAGATCAAACAGGCCCAAGCGTTGATCGACGAGCTGACGCGGACCGAAGAAAACTTGAAAGCCTCGTTGGCGATCGAACGCGAGGCGTTGACGGTCACTCAGCGGGAGATGGAACGGTTGCGACAACTGGCATCGCGTAGTGCCACGTCACAATCGGAATTGGACGCACAGCAACGATCTGTCTTTACCCAGCAACAACGCCTGCAGGACCAGACCAGCGCGTTGAACTTGTTGCCCGCGCAGAAACAAAGCCAAGAAGCCAACCTGGCACTCAAGCAAGCCCAGTTGGCTCAGGCACACTTGGACCTCAAGCACACCGAGATCCGTGCTCCGTTTCACTGCCGAATCGGCACAGTCACGCTGGACGTCGACCAGTACGTCGGCACGGGGCAAGACTTGTTCGAGGCTTACAACATCGATTTGGTCGAAGTCGAAGCCCAGGCTCCGATGAGTGAGGTGCGGCGGCTGATTCAAAACGAATCGCAAACGGCCTCGCTAGAAGAATTTTCGATGCAGCGTGTGCGTGATGTCTTCAACGTCCGCGCCGTGGTCGAGATGGCATCGTCGGATATCCCTGCCCGCTGGGAAGCCCGGTTCATGCGAGTCCGTGAATCGCTGGACCTGCAAACTCGCAGCCTGAGCATGGTGGTCGGTGTTGACGATCCGTATGAACAAGTCATTCCCGGTATCCGTCCACCGTTGCTGCAGGGCACGTATTGCCGCGTCACCTTGATCGGGCAAGCTCGACCGAACCAAGTCATCATTCCGCGACACACGGTTCACGACAGTCATGTTTATGTGTTGGACGACGAACAACGTTTAAGAAAGCAGCCGGTGGATGTCGCGTTCGTGCAAGGAGAGTTTGCCGTCATCCGCAGCGGGCTGACCGGAGGCGAGAAGTTGATTGTTTCCGATCCAGCGCCAGCCGTTGAGGGGATGTTGATCGATCCGGTTGCCGACGACGAACTGCTCGATCGAGTGGTCACCGACGCCAGTGGTGTCGTTGCTGTTTCGTCGACGCCATCTTCAGAGTCACGTAGGACGGACTTCCAAGTCCGTCCATCTGCCGAACAGGAAATGCTTGACGGACTTGGAAGTCCATCTTACCCAAAGGATCCCAAGGGAAAGCAGCCCGTAGAAGTTGGAGGCAGCGATGATTGA